Proteins encoded together in one Triticum dicoccoides isolate Atlit2015 ecotype Zavitan chromosome 7B, WEW_v2.0, whole genome shotgun sequence window:
- the LOC119337210 gene encoding AUGMIN subunit 1-like has translation MDHTGEHLDPAASASASAPASVAEVNAWLASLAAEGGGVGGRGGGAVVSELSLGPDPTPRGVSYLRALAAASQARSHAAGIAASGLRAQAAEYQAEAARLREALERAGLARDALPPPAASAARAVAAVANLLAIRDTEMSSFVVASADLWLRRAEVEEKRDKVHKESKALLDYTRKAITKLTELKRMLEKFKNDVEKQQVEQTADWQTKLVMMDSKERQYILQVSNYKAMLNRVGYTPEINHCVLMEMAEHKKDLERKTKPIADTLRSYQDLPPDKALAALAIEDKKRQYAAAEKYLEDVLQSALTTPGL, from the exons ATGGATCACACCGGGGAGCACCTCGACCCCGCAGCCTCGGCGTCCGCGTCCGCGCCCGCATCCGTCGCGGAGGTCAACGCGTGGCTGGCTTCCCTGGCAGCGGAGGGCGGCGGAGTGGGAGGGCGCGGCGGTGGGGCGGTGGTCTCCGAGCTATCGCTGGGCCCCGACCCCACGCCGCGCGGGGTATCCTATCTCCGCGCGCTCGCGGCGGCGTCGCAGGCGCGGTCCCACGCAGCCGGGATCGCTGCTTCGGGGCTGCGCGCGCAGGCCGCGGAGTATCAGGCGGAGGCAGCGCGCTTGCGGGAGGCGCTGGAGCGGGCCGGCCTTGCGCGGGACGCGCTCCCTCCGCCTGCTGCGTCGGCCGCGCGCGCCGTCGCCGCTGTCGCGAACCTCCTGGCCATCCGCGACACCGAGATGAGCAG CTTCGTGGTGGCCAGTGCAGATTTATGGCTGAGGAGagcagaggtggaggagaagagggACAAAGTGCATAAAGAGTCAAAGGCACTTCTTGATTACACAAGGAAGGCCATCACCAAGCTTACCGAGCTCAAGAG GATGCTGGAGAAATTTAAAAATGATGTGGAGAAGCAACAAGTGGAGCAAACGGCAGACTGGCAGACAAAATTGGTCATGATGGACTCGAAGGAGCGGCAATATATCCTCCAAGTCTCAAATTACAAG GCAATGCTCAACAGAGTTGGATACACGCCAGAAATTAATCATTGTGTGTTGATGGAAATGGCGGAGCATAAGAAGGATCTTGAGAGGAAAACTAAACCCATTGCCGACACATTGCGTAGCTACCAGGATTTGCCTCCA GATAAAGCTCTCGCTGCGTTAGCTATAGAGGACAAAAAGAGGCAGTATGCAGCTGCAGAGAAGTACCTTGAAGATGTGTTGCAATCTGCTTTAACAACACCTGGTCTATGA